In the Bdellovibrionales bacterium genome, AAGAAGTGCACGCAAACTCATGAATCTGGTCTTTCTCCGAGATGCTTTTTCAAAATTCTCTCGTTAGAGTATTATAGGCAAGATCGTGGACTAGATCACTATGAAATTGCCTTATCTGACCTTAGAAAGGACACCCTTGTGGCTCAAGAGTATTTTTCGGATTTAAACTATACGTTGGCCAATGAAGACACCCGTGTTGAGTTCGACTTATTGCCAGAAAAAGTGTCCCGAGTTTTCAGTATCGCGGGATCGGGTGCGCGTTGCATGCCTCTCATTGCCAAACATCCGAAAGAACTCGACGTTGTTGATATGTCGGTGAGTCAGAATTATCTCTGTGAATTGCGTTTTGAGGCGATGAAAGTCCTGAGTTACGAAGAGTATCTCTTCCTGATGGGCTATCGTGGGGCGCTTCAGTCGAGTCCACAAGAAGGTGATGATCGTAAAGCGGTTTTCGAAAAAGTTCCGCTCAGCCCCGAGGCGAAAAAATACTGGAGTGAACGCAGTGCCGGCTGGGCCCCGCGCGGATTCATTTTGCTAGGACGTTGGGAATCTCACTTCCAAAAGTTGGGGTTTCTTTTCCGTGAAGTTCTTAAATGCGATTTCTCAAAAGTTTTTGAAGCTCAGTCTCTCGCGGAACAAGTTGAGTTGTATGAAAAGTACTGGCCTCACGTCCGTTGGAAGAGTTTCATTCGCGTGGCGG is a window encoding:
- a CDS encoding DUF3419 family protein; protein product: MAQEYFSDLNYTLANEDTRVEFDLLPEKVSRVFSIAGSGARCMPLIAKHPKELDVVDMSVSQNYLCELRFEAMKVLSYEEYLFLMGYRGALQSSPQEGDDRKAVFEKVPLSPEAKKYWSERSAGWAPRGFILLGRWESHFQKLGFLFREVLKCDFSKVFEAQSLAEQVELYEKYWPHVRWKSFIRVAASEYVFNKFLYKGHFSGRSEAKTEARAPWEFVTQEFDRIFRTQLVRKNYFMQILFLGKIAYEEGLPLEAHQHVFERVKTAPTKVNYLLGNLLEHLPKKNYDFISLSDTISYLPQEDANQILQRLHAETKSGSQMVIRSFMRAPTAPDLKGWQDCRDKDLWAQKIDGTGVYQFHIFKKS